The following proteins are encoded in a genomic region of Burkholderia gladioli:
- a CDS encoding AzlC family ABC transporter permease, which produces MKDAAWRHVFRLTLPVGMGYLPTGFAFGVLAVQAGLSQTISIGMSVFVFAGALQFAAVPMLAGASGIAAVALTTVLVNLRHILYAIPLIDHLPRKMLPKAYVIAALTDENYSVLVTTPDKAKSALMLKISLVNHVYWIAGTALGAILGSRIAHWIPNLDFALPALFTILAIEQYLSRRNWLPIALGPVAYCVARMAFPDYALISALALGLGALLSIGAVQKNTVEKPF; this is translated from the coding sequence GTGAAGGATGCCGCCTGGAGGCATGTGTTTCGGCTGACGCTGCCGGTCGGCATGGGTTATCTGCCTACGGGATTCGCATTTGGCGTGCTCGCGGTGCAGGCCGGCTTGTCACAAACGATAAGCATCGGCATGAGTGTCTTCGTCTTCGCGGGGGCACTGCAGTTTGCCGCAGTACCGATGTTGGCTGGCGCATCCGGGATTGCTGCCGTGGCGCTGACGACCGTGCTTGTCAATCTTCGCCATATTCTCTATGCCATACCGCTCATCGACCACCTGCCGAGGAAAATGCTGCCGAAGGCCTATGTCATCGCGGCATTGACTGACGAAAACTATTCGGTATTGGTGACAACCCCCGACAAAGCCAAATCAGCCCTGATGCTGAAAATCAGCCTCGTCAACCACGTCTACTGGATTGCCGGAACAGCGCTGGGCGCGATCCTGGGCTCGCGCATCGCGCACTGGATTCCGAACCTCGATTTCGCGCTTCCGGCCTTGTTCACCATCCTCGCCATCGAACAATACCTGTCCCGGCGCAATTGGCTACCGATCGCCTTGGGGCCTGTAGCCTATTGCGTCGCCAGAATGGCGTTCCCCGATTACGCATTGATCTCGGCACTCGCTCTTGGCTTGGGTGCACTGCTATCGATCGGAGCCGTGCAGAAAAACACCGTGGAAAAGCCCTTTTGA
- a CDS encoding DUF2000 family protein, whose product MAYENNSRKTILVLNTEFTAPVLMNAMGHVAIGLIGARNAGDWNLLDYPSPGFEVESRISEYPVVVLRAKKSPQLEKLVLGLKQAGIAHNVFIDTMLGRTADEQRAATLHAMRGVARIVCVGLFGDEASIRPLIKAFSVYKMSDAMSSTESAS is encoded by the coding sequence ATGGCCTACGAAAACAATTCCCGGAAAACCATCCTCGTCCTCAACACCGAATTCACGGCCCCTGTCCTGATGAATGCGATGGGCCATGTCGCCATTGGCCTGATCGGGGCGCGAAATGCCGGCGACTGGAATCTGTTGGACTATCCGAGCCCCGGCTTCGAGGTCGAAAGCCGGATCAGCGAATATCCCGTGGTCGTGCTGCGCGCAAAAAAATCACCCCAGCTGGAAAAACTCGTTCTCGGCCTGAAGCAGGCCGGGATCGCGCATAACGTATTCATCGACACCATGCTGGGCCGCACCGCAGACGAACAACGCGCGGCAACGCTCCATGCCATGCGGGGTGTGGCCCGAATCGTCTGCGTCGGCCTTTTCGGCGACGAAGCCTCGATTCGACCATTGATCAAGGCATTCTCCGTGTACAAGATGTCGGACGCCATGTCTTCCACTGAGAGCGCATCGTGA